GATCATGCGATTCGAGAAGGCGAAGGCCGGGATGATCCGCCGCGCCGAACACCGGCCCAGCCTGTCGCGGTTCATCGGCCGGTTGCGGTATCCGGTGGTGTAATTCCCCCTACCCTCCCCGCTCGCGGGGAGGGGGACCAGCGAAGCTGGTGGAGGGCGGCCGCCACGCAGCGCAACGCCTGCCGCACGCCCCCTCCACCGCCTGCGGCGATCCCCCTCCCCGTGCCGGGGAGGATAAACGGTAATTGATAATCAATCGCACCGCGCTTATAGAGGTGTGGTGTTGTCCAAGCTGAACCTCGAGACGCTGCCGCGCCATCACGCCGCCACGGTCGATGCGATCGACTGGACCCGCCTGTCCCAGCCGGAGGCGCGCCGTCTGCGCGAGCTCGGCTTCGACGAGGGCGTGCCGGTGGAGGTGCTGCATCGCGCGCGCCTGGGCGGCGGGCCGATCGCGTGCCGCATCGGCCGGATGACGGTGGCGCTGCGCCGCGCGGTCGCCGCCGCGATCCAGGTCTCGGTCCCGCTTCCCGCCGAATAGGGATGAACCAAGCGCCGCTGGTCGCGCTGGTCGGCAATCCCAACGCCGGCAAGAGCGCGCTGTTCAACGCGCTGACGGGCGCCCGGCAGAAGGTCGGCAATTATCCCGGCGTGACGGTGGAGCGCCATTCCGGCCGACTAGCGCTCGACGACGGTCGCCCGGTCGAGCTGATCGACCTGCCCGGCGCGTACAGCCTCGATCCGTCCAGCCCCGACGAGCGCGTGACGCGCGACGTCGTCACCGGAAAGAGCGGGCTCGAGCGGCTGCCCGACGCCCTGGTCGTCGTCGTCGACGCCGCCAACCTCGACAACCATCTGCGCTTCACGCTGCAGCTGATCGCGCTCGGCCTGCCCGTCGTCGTCGCGCTCAACATGATCGACCTTGCCGAACGCGACGGGCTGACGCTCGACCCGGCGGTGCTGGAGCGCGAGCTGGGCGTGCCGGTGATCCCGACCGTCGCGGTGCGCCGCCGCGGGCTCGATGCGCTGCGCGCCGCACTCGGCCGCGCGATCGTGCCGACGACCGGCGTCGTGCCCCTGCGCTCCTCCGACGGCAGCGTGCAGGACGATATCGTCACGCTGCAACGCCGCGCGCGCAAGATCGCGAGCGCGGCGACCGTGGCGGAGACGAGCGGACGGCGCTGGATGCACCTGCTCGACGCGGTGGCGCTGCACCCCGTCGCCGGGCCGTTGCTGCTCGCGACGATCCTGTTCGTCATGTTCCAGGCGGTTTTCAGCTGGGCGAAGGTGCCCGCCGACGCGATCGACGCCGGCTTCGCGGGGCTGCAGGGTCTGGTGACGACGCATCTGCCCGACGGCTTCTTCCGCTCGCTGCTCGCCGACGGCCTGATCGCCGGCGTCGGCGCGGTGGTGGTGTTCCTGCCGCAGATCCTGATCCTGTTCCTGTTCATCCTGATGCTCGAATCGTCGGGCTATATGGTCCGCGCCGCCTTCCTGATGGACCGGCTGATGGCGACGGTCGGCCTGTCGGGGCGCGCGTTCATCCCGCTCCTGTCCAGCTTCGCCTGCGCGGTGCCCGGCATCATGGCGACGCGCACGATCGAGGACGAGAAGGACCGGCTGACCACGATCCTGATCGCGCCGCTGATGACGTGCAGCGCGCGCTGGCCGGTCTACACGCTGATCATCGGCGCGATGATCCCCGACGTGCAGGTGCTGCCCTTCGTCCGCCTGCAGGGACTGGTGATGTTCGGCCTGCTGCTGATCGGCATCGTCGGCGCCTATGTCGCCGCGCTTATATTGCGCCGCACGGTGACGAAGGGCGCCTCGTCCGGCTTCATGATGGAGATGCCGAAGTATCAGGTGCCGCGGATCGGCGACATCGCGCTCGGCCTGTGGCAGCGTGCGCTCGTCTTCCTGAAGCGCGCAGGGACCACGATCGCGGCGACGACGATGGTGCTGTGGTTGCTCCTCTCCTTCCCCAAGCCTCCGCAAGGCAGCGGGATCAGCCCGGTCGATTATTCGATCGCCGGGCGGATCGGCCACGGCATCGAACTGGTGGTGAAGCCGATCGGCTTCAACCGCGACATCGCGCTCGCCTTGCTGCCCGCGATGGCGGCGCGCGAGGTCGCGGTATCCGCGATCGGCACCGTCTATGCGATTGACGACACCGACGGGAAGGGGACCGACCGGATCACCGACCAGATCCGCGGTCGCTGGACGCTGCCGACCGCGCTCGCCTTCCTGATGTGGTTCGTCTTCGCGCCGCAGTGCATTTCCACCATCGCGGTGACGCGGCGCGAGACCAACGGCTGGAAGTGGCCGCTCTTCATGGTCGGCTACCTTTTTGCGGCGGCCTATGTCATGGCGGGGATCACATTCTGGCTGGCAACGTTGGCCGGCCTCTAAGAGGGTTTCATGGCAGGCAGCGTCAACAAGGTCATTCTCGTCGGCAACCTGGGGCGCGACCCCGAGTCGCGCACGTTCCAGAACGGCGGCAAGGTGGTGAACCTGCGCATCGCGACGTCCGAATCGTGGAAGGACCGCAACACCGGCGAGCGCAAGGAAAAGACCGAATGGCATTCGGTCGCGATTTTCAACGAAGGCCTCGCCAACGTCGCCGAACGCTTTCTGCGCAAGGGGTCGAAAGTCTATATCGAAGGCCAGCTGCAGACCCGCAAATGGCAGGATCAGCAGGGCAACGACAAATATTCGACCGAGGTCGTGCTGCAGGGTTTCAACTCCGTGCTGACTATGCTCGACGGGCCCGGCGGCGGTGGCGGCCAGGGCGGCGGCAGCCGTAGCGGCGGCGGCGACGAATGGGGTGGCGGTGACGATTTCGGCGGCGGCGCCGCGGGCAGCTATGGCGGTGGCGGTGGCAACCGCGGCGGTGGCGGCTTCGGCGGCGGCCAGTCGGGCGGTAACCGGGGTGGCGGCAATGCCGGTGGCTTCGGCGGTGGTCAGCCGGGTGGCTTCGCCGACGATCTCGACGACGACGTACCGTTCTGATCGTGGACCCCGCTCCTACGCCTAGCGCACCGGGCTGGCGGATCGACGAGCGCGCGCGGCTGGCGCTTCTGGCCAGCTACCAGCCCCGCTCGCTGCGCGATTCGGCCGCGCTCAAGCAGATCACCGACTTCGCCGCCGCCTTGTGCGAGACGCCGATCGCGCTCGTCACGCTGATCGAGGACGATGACCAGCTGTTCCTCGCCAAGACCGGGCTGGCAATGGAGAGGACGCCGCGCGCCATCTCCTTCTGCGACCACACGATCCGCATGGAACGGGCGCTCGTGGTGCCCGATACGCACGACGACCTCCGGTTCGCCACCAACCCGCTCGTCACCGCGGCGCCGTTCATCCGCTTCTACGCCGGGGTTCCGTTGCGGGGCGACGGCAACGTGCCGCTCGGCGCGCTGTGCGTGCTCGACGATCACCCGCGCGCAGGGCTGACCCCCCTGCAGCTGCAGGGGCTGGAGGTGCTCGCCGCCAACGTCATGGCGCGGCTGACCGATCACCGCGACGCGACGCAGCGCCGCGACCAGGCCAATGTCGCGGCACGCGCGCTGACCGACAGCGAGGACCGGTTCCGCACGCTGGCCGACACGATGCCGCAGATGGTCTGGTCGACGCTGCCCGACGGCTATCACGATTATTACAATGCGCGCTGGTACGAATTCACCGGTACCCCGCCGGGGTCGACCGATGGCGAGGGGTGGAACGACATGTTCCATCCCGACGACCAGGATCGCGCGTGGAGCGTCTGGCGGCACAGCCTGGCGACGGGCGATCCCTATCAGATCGAATATCGGCTGCGCCATCGTGACGGCACGTACCGCTGGGTGCTGGGCCGCGCGCTGCCGATCCGCGAT
This portion of the Sphingomonas sp. FARSPH genome encodes:
- the ssb gene encoding single-stranded DNA-binding protein yields the protein MAGSVNKVILVGNLGRDPESRTFQNGGKVVNLRIATSESWKDRNTGERKEKTEWHSVAIFNEGLANVAERFLRKGSKVYIEGQLQTRKWQDQQGNDKYSTEVVLQGFNSVLTMLDGPGGGGGQGGGSRSGGGDEWGGGDDFGGGAAGSYGGGGGNRGGGGFGGGQSGGNRGGGNAGGFGGGQPGGFADDLDDDVPF
- the feoB gene encoding ferrous iron transporter B, with the protein product MNQAPLVALVGNPNAGKSALFNALTGARQKVGNYPGVTVERHSGRLALDDGRPVELIDLPGAYSLDPSSPDERVTRDVVTGKSGLERLPDALVVVVDAANLDNHLRFTLQLIALGLPVVVALNMIDLAERDGLTLDPAVLERELGVPVIPTVAVRRRGLDALRAALGRAIVPTTGVVPLRSSDGSVQDDIVTLQRRARKIASAATVAETSGRRWMHLLDAVALHPVAGPLLLATILFVMFQAVFSWAKVPADAIDAGFAGLQGLVTTHLPDGFFRSLLADGLIAGVGAVVVFLPQILILFLFILMLESSGYMVRAAFLMDRLMATVGLSGRAFIPLLSSFACAVPGIMATRTIEDEKDRLTTILIAPLMTCSARWPVYTLIIGAMIPDVQVLPFVRLQGLVMFGLLLIGIVGAYVAALILRRTVTKGASSGFMMEMPKYQVPRIGDIALGLWQRALVFLKRAGTTIAATTMVLWLLLSFPKPPQGSGISPVDYSIAGRIGHGIELVVKPIGFNRDIALALLPAMAAREVAVSAIGTVYAIDDTDGKGTDRITDQIRGRWTLPTALAFLMWFVFAPQCISTIAVTRRETNGWKWPLFMVGYLFAAAYVMAGITFWLATLAGL
- a CDS encoding FeoA family protein, with translation MLSKLNLETLPRHHAATVDAIDWTRLSQPEARRLRELGFDEGVPVEVLHRARLGGGPIACRIGRMTVALRRAVAAAIQVSVPLPAE
- a CDS encoding sensor histidine kinase codes for the protein MDPAPTPSAPGWRIDERARLALLASYQPRSLRDSAALKQITDFAAALCETPIALVTLIEDDDQLFLAKTGLAMERTPRAISFCDHTIRMERALVVPDTHDDLRFATNPLVTAAPFIRFYAGVPLRGDGNVPLGALCVLDDHPRAGLTPLQLQGLEVLAANVMARLTDHRDATQRRDQANVAARALTDSEDRFRTLADTMPQMVWSTLPDGYHDYYNARWYEFTGTPPGSTDGEGWNDMFHPDDQDRAWSVWRHSLATGDPYQIEYRLRHRDGTYRWVLGRALPIRDGEGRITRWFGTCTDIHEQKLALEEREIVSQELSHRIKNIFAVVSGLISFAARGKPNFAATAADLRERITALGRAHDFVRPHSATSARPSVRQDSLHGLLAELFEPYRRDGRLPIAIEGEDIVIDDRSTTPLALLFHELATNASKYGALSTDGGTVTLTVRRGDEAVTLAWVERGGPRVEVPEKSNGFGSQLIELAAVRQLGGEVQRDWDEGGFAATVTIPTAAFSRR